A single window of Flavobacterium aestivum DNA harbors:
- a CDS encoding ATP-dependent Clp protease ATP-binding subunit: MDDNFSPRVKDVITYSKEEALRLGHDFIGTEHLMLGILRDGNGKAIHILNNLSVDLDHLRRKVEILSPASPSHEVSIEKKNLHLTRQAERALKTTFLEAKVFQSSSISTAHLLLCILRNENDPTTKLLNKLKIDYDVAKEQYLNMTPNEDDFLENLPRNESYNDDSGQDDSLKEGNFNNPANKSNKKSKTPVLDNFGRDLTEMAEEGKLDPVVGREKEIERVSQILSRRKKNNPLLIGEPGVGKSAIAEGLALRIIQKKVSRILFNKRVVTLDLASLVAGTKYRGQFEERMKAVMNELEKNDDIILFIDEIHTIVGAGGATGSLDASNMFKPALSRGEIQCIGATTLDEYRQYIEKDGALERRFQKVIVEPTSVEETITILNNIKDKYEDHHNVTYTPEAVEACVKLTNRYMSERFLPDKAIDALDEAGSRVHITNIDVPKQILDLERQLEEVRELKNLVVKKQKYEEAAKLRDDEKKIEKDLAIAQEQWEEDSKNNRILVTENNVADVVSMMTGIPVNRIAQTESNKLAKLPELIQNKVIGQDEAVLKIARSIQRNRAGLKDPNRPIGSFIFLGQTGVGKTQLAKVLAKELFDSEDALVRIDMSEYMEKFAISRLVGAPPGYVGYEEGGQLTEKVRRKPYCVVLLDEIEKAHPDVFNMMLQVLDDGYLTDSLGRKIDFKNTIIIMTSNVGARQLKDFGQGVGFGTAAKIAQADDNSKSIIENALKKTFAPEFLNRIDDVIVFNTLEKEHINLIIEIELKKLYDRIKELGYQLTLSEKAKAFIADKGFDKQFGARPLKRAIQKYVEDALAEEIITSKITSGDEIFMDIEEGSQELTVSIHKTGEATNQ; this comes from the coding sequence ATGGATGATAATTTTTCACCGAGAGTAAAAGACGTGATAACCTATAGCAAAGAAGAGGCTTTACGTTTAGGACACGACTTTATAGGTACTGAACATTTGATGCTTGGTATTTTAAGGGACGGGAATGGAAAAGCAATCCATATTCTGAATAACCTTTCTGTTGATTTAGACCATTTAAGACGAAAGGTTGAAATCCTTAGCCCAGCAAGTCCTAGCCATGAGGTAAGCATAGAGAAAAAAAATCTACATCTTACCCGTCAAGCGGAACGTGCCTTAAAAACTACTTTTCTAGAAGCTAAAGTTTTTCAAAGCTCTTCTATAAGTACAGCACATTTATTATTGTGCATCTTAAGAAATGAAAACGATCCTACAACCAAGCTACTGAATAAACTTAAAATAGATTATGATGTAGCTAAAGAACAGTATTTAAATATGACTCCAAACGAAGACGATTTTTTAGAAAACCTGCCAAGAAACGAATCATACAATGATGATTCAGGACAAGATGACAGTCTTAAAGAAGGTAATTTCAATAACCCTGCCAATAAATCAAATAAAAAATCCAAAACTCCTGTACTTGATAATTTTGGGAGAGATTTAACAGAAATGGCGGAAGAAGGCAAGCTAGATCCAGTTGTTGGGCGTGAAAAAGAGATTGAGCGTGTATCTCAAATTTTGAGTCGTCGCAAAAAAAACAACCCTTTATTAATTGGAGAACCTGGAGTTGGTAAATCTGCTATTGCCGAAGGTCTTGCTCTACGAATCATTCAGAAAAAAGTGTCTCGTATTTTATTTAACAAACGAGTAGTAACGCTTGATTTAGCAAGTCTGGTTGCTGGCACTAAATACCGTGGTCAGTTTGAAGAAAGAATGAAAGCAGTAATGAATGAACTTGAAAAAAATGACGATATCATTCTATTCATAGATGAAATTCATACTATAGTTGGTGCTGGTGGAGCTACTGGTTCACTTGATGCATCAAATATGTTCAAGCCTGCTTTATCAAGAGGTGAAATTCAATGTATCGGGGCCACAACGTTAGACGAGTACCGTCAATATATCGAAAAAGATGGAGCACTTGAAAGACGTTTCCAAAAAGTTATTGTAGAACCAACTTCTGTAGAGGAAACAATAACTATTTTAAACAATATTAAAGACAAATACGAAGATCATCATAACGTAACTTACACACCAGAAGCTGTTGAAGCTTGTGTTAAGTTAACTAATCGTTATATGTCTGAACGTTTTTTACCGGACAAAGCTATTGACGCATTAGACGAAGCCGGATCACGAGTACACATTACCAATATTGATGTTCCAAAACAAATTTTGGACTTGGAACGCCAATTAGAAGAAGTCCGTGAATTGAAAAATTTGGTTGTTAAAAAACAAAAATATGAAGAAGCAGCCAAACTTCGTGATGATGAGAAAAAAATAGAGAAAGACCTTGCCATAGCACAAGAACAATGGGAAGAAGACTCTAAAAACAATAGAATACTAGTAACCGAAAACAATGTTGCCGATGTTGTTTCTATGATGACTGGAATTCCAGTGAATCGTATTGCACAAACAGAAAGTAACAAGCTAGCAAAATTACCGGAACTAATTCAAAACAAAGTAATTGGGCAAGACGAAGCTGTTTTGAAAATAGCCCGTTCTATTCAAAGAAATCGTGCTGGGTTAAAAGATCCAAACCGTCCTATTGGTTCTTTTATTTTCCTTGGACAAACCGGTGTTGGTAAAACACAATTAGCCAAAGTTCTTGCTAAAGAATTATTTGATTCTGAAGATGCTCTAGTTCGAATTGACATGAGTGAATACATGGAGAAATTCGCTATTTCAAGATTAGTTGGTGCACCTCCGGGATATGTTGGATATGAAGAAGGCGGACAATTAACCGAAAAAGTTCGCAGAAAACCATATTGTGTGGTATTACTTGATGAAATCGAGAAAGCACACCCAGACGTATTCAATATGATGCTTCAGGTTCTAGATGATGGATATTTAACTGATAGTTTAGGTCGTAAAATAGATTTCAAGAATACAATTATCATTATGACCTCTAATGTTGGAGCACGTCAATTAAAAGATTTTGGACAAGGTGTTGGATTTGGCACAGCTGCTAAAATTGCCCAAGCTGATGACAATTCAAAAAGTATCATTGAAAATGCTTTGAAAAAAACTTTTGCTCCTGAGTTCTTGAATAGAATTGATGATGTAATTGTCTTTAACACTTTAGAGAAAGAGCACATCAATTTGATCATTGAAATTGAATTGAAAAAATTATATGATCGTATTAAAGAATTAGGTTACCAATTAACCTTATCAGAAAAAGCGAAAGCTTTTATCGCTGACAAAGGATTTGACAAACAATTTGGTGCAAGACCTCTAAAAAGAGCTATTCAAAAATACGTAGAAGACGCACTTGCTGAAGAAATTATCACTTCAAAAATTACTTCTGGTGACGAAATTTTCATGGATATTGAAGAAGGTTCACAAGAATTAACTGTTAGTATTCACAAAACAGGAGAGGCAACCAATCAATAA
- the gyrA gene encoding DNA gyrase subunit A has product MSEGEKLIPINIEDEMKTAYIDYSMSVIVSRALPDVRDGLKPVHRRVLYGMHDLGVNSRSAHKKSARIVGEVLGKYHPHGDTSVYDAMVRMAQEWSMRYLLIDGQGNFGSVDGDSPAAMRYTEARMRKISEEILADIDKETVDFKLNFDDTLEEPTVMPTRVPTLLINGATGIAVGMATNMPPHNLTEVINGTLAFMDNNDIEVDELMTHIKAPDFPTGGIIYGYEGVREAFKTGRGRVVMRAKVGFEEVDGRESIVVTEIPYQVNKADMIKRTADLVNEKKIDGIANIRDESDRNGMRIVYILKRDATPNVVLNTLYKFTQLQSSFSVNNIAIVNGRPQMLNLKDLIHYFIEHRHDVVIRRTQFELKKAEARAHILEGLIIASDNIDEVIALIKASKSTEEARDKLIERFNLSDIQSRAIVEMRLRQLTGLEQDKLRSEYEEVMKLIEHLKALLADVNLRIALIKEELTEIRDKYGDERRSKIEYSGGDVSIEDLIADENVVITISHAGYIKRTNLSEYKTQNRGGVGQKSAGTRDQDFLEHMFVATNHQYMMFFTQKGKCFWMRVYEIPEGSKTAKGRAIQNLVNIESDDKVKAFICTQDLKDKDYINSHNLVMVTKQGQVKKTSLEKYSKPRVNGVAAITIKEGDELLEAKLTNGESQIILAVKSGKLVRFEETKTRPMGRTASGVRGITLKDDTDEVIGMVTVNDMNSEILVVAENGYGKRSSLDEYRITNRGGKGVKTLNITEKTGKLISINAVTDADDLMIINKSGLTIRMAVEDLRVMGRATQGVKLINIKGKDSIAAVTKVMKEEEKEVVLDEDGNEIEVEIERVKPVLEVLEDEGATEEDEDEDEDEEVEEDESDEDDSDDDA; this is encoded by the coding sequence ATGTCTGAAGGAGAAAAGTTAATTCCTATTAACATTGAAGATGAAATGAAAACAGCTTACATTGATTATTCAATGTCGGTTATTGTATCAAGAGCGCTTCCTGATGTTAGAGATGGCTTGAAACCAGTGCATCGAAGAGTACTTTATGGAATGCATGATTTGGGAGTTAATTCAAGATCTGCCCACAAAAAGTCTGCAAGAATTGTCGGGGAAGTTCTTGGTAAATATCACCCTCACGGAGATACCTCTGTTTATGATGCCATGGTTCGTATGGCGCAAGAATGGAGCATGCGTTATTTATTGATCGATGGTCAAGGTAATTTTGGTTCTGTAGATGGAGATAGTCCTGCAGCGATGCGTTATACTGAAGCTAGAATGCGTAAGATTTCTGAAGAAATTTTGGCGGATATAGATAAAGAAACTGTAGATTTTAAATTAAATTTTGATGATACATTAGAAGAGCCGACAGTTATGCCGACTCGTGTTCCTACCTTATTAATAAATGGAGCAACAGGAATTGCAGTAGGTATGGCAACTAATATGCCTCCTCACAACTTAACCGAAGTAATAAACGGTACATTGGCATTTATGGATAATAATGACATTGAAGTTGATGAGTTGATGACGCATATTAAAGCTCCGGATTTTCCAACCGGAGGTATTATATATGGATACGAAGGAGTTCGTGAAGCATTCAAGACTGGTAGAGGTAGAGTAGTAATGCGTGCCAAAGTTGGTTTTGAAGAGGTAGATGGCCGTGAGAGTATTGTTGTTACCGAGATTCCTTATCAAGTTAATAAGGCAGATATGATTAAGCGTACTGCTGATTTAGTAAATGAAAAGAAAATTGATGGTATAGCGAATATTCGTGACGAGTCAGATAGAAATGGTATGCGTATCGTTTATATCTTGAAGCGTGATGCTACTCCAAATGTGGTTTTAAATACACTTTATAAGTTTACTCAATTACAGTCTTCTTTTAGTGTAAACAATATTGCCATTGTAAATGGTCGTCCTCAAATGTTGAATCTGAAAGATCTGATTCATTATTTTATAGAACACCGTCATGATGTGGTAATTCGCAGAACTCAATTTGAGTTGAAAAAAGCGGAAGCAAGAGCACATATATTAGAAGGTTTAATTATTGCTTCTGATAATATTGACGAAGTTATTGCTTTAATCAAAGCTTCGAAAAGTACAGAAGAAGCAAGAGATAAATTAATCGAAAGATTTAATTTATCGGATATTCAATCTCGTGCTATCGTAGAAATGCGTTTGCGTCAATTAACAGGTCTTGAACAAGATAAGTTAAGGTCAGAGTACGAAGAGGTTATGAAGTTAATAGAGCATTTAAAAGCTTTATTAGCTGATGTTAATTTAAGAATTGCTTTGATAAAAGAAGAGTTAACAGAAATCCGTGATAAATACGGTGATGAACGTCGTTCTAAAATTGAATATTCTGGAGGAGATGTAAGTATAGAAGATTTGATTGCAGATGAAAATGTTGTAATTACTATTTCGCATGCAGGGTATATTAAGCGTACTAATCTTTCTGAATATAAAACACAAAATAGAGGAGGAGTTGGTCAAAAAAGTGCAGGAACCAGAGATCAAGATTTCTTGGAGCACATGTTTGTGGCAACTAATCATCAATATATGATGTTCTTTACTCAAAAAGGAAAATGTTTCTGGATGCGTGTTTATGAAATTCCGGAAGGAAGTAAAACGGCTAAGGGTAGAGCGATTCAGAATTTAGTGAATATTGAGAGTGATGATAAAGTGAAAGCTTTTATTTGTACTCAAGATTTAAAGGATAAAGATTATATCAATAGTCATAATTTAGTTATGGTGACCAAACAAGGTCAGGTTAAGAAAACTTCTTTAGAGAAGTATTCTAAGCCTAGGGTAAATGGTGTTGCTGCAATTACAATTAAAGAAGGTGACGAATTACTTGAGGCTAAATTGACGAATGGTGAAAGTCAAATCATTTTGGCAGTTAAATCAGGTAAATTAGTTCGTTTTGAAGAAACCAAAACTCGTCCGATGGGAAGAACAGCATCAGGAGTTCGTGGAATCACTCTTAAAGATGATACTGATGAAGTGATCGGAATGGTAACTGTAAATGATATGAACAGTGAAATTCTTGTAGTTGCTGAAAATGGTTATGGTAAACGTTCAAGTCTTGATGAATATAGAATAACCAATCGTGGAGGTAAAGGTGTGAAAACACTTAATATTACTGAGAAAACAGGAAAACTTATCTCAATAAACGCCGTTACTGATGCAGATGATTTAATGATTATCAATAAATCTGGTTTGACTATTAGAATGGCGGTTGAGGATTTAAGAGTAATGGGAAGAGCTACTCAAGGTGTTAAATTAATAAACATCAAAGGGAAAGATTCTATTGCAGCTGTAACTAAAGTAATGAAAGAAGAGGAAAAAGAGGTAGTACTTGACGAAGATGGGAATGAAATTGAGGTTGAAATCGAGCGAGTAAAACCTGTTTTGGAAGTTCTTGAAGACGAAGGTGCAACCGAAGAAGATGAAGATGAGGATGAAGACGAGGAAGTTGAAGAAGATGAATCTGACGAAGACGATTCAGATGACGATGCTTAA
- a CDS encoding tetratricopeptide repeat protein codes for MKNRYVIIASALFLSVASFAQKNEIKAAEKAVKGGKSDEAITILTGVEHQVVNAPDADKAQYYFVKGNAYFDLANKNVEADKNLSEAAKAYKELLEIEKASGKVKYSTQAAASITDIKGKLINGAIADTKADKNAEGAKKLYDAYLLEKKDTINLYYAASTYVSAKDYDNALKLYEELKSLNYSGKANYFYAVNKVNGQEDFFNTAADRDRLVKMGTHEKPRNEAVPSKRGEIYKNIALIYVQQGKMDAAKKAVSDARKANPDDTSLILTEANLYLEAKDMDTYKKLIAEALQKNPNDVDLIFNLGVVSASAKNFTEAEKFYNRVIELDPKYINAYINMAAMKLDGEKPIIDDMNKLGTSAEDMKRYNVLKKKREDLFRSTIPYLAKAVELAPENVDVAKTLLNVYSALEMTAEYKALKAKM; via the coding sequence ATGAAAAATCGATATGTAATAATAGCGTCAGCATTATTTTTATCAGTAGCAAGTTTTGCTCAAAAAAATGAAATAAAAGCTGCTGAAAAAGCAGTGAAAGGTGGTAAGTCAGATGAGGCAATCACTATTTTAACTGGTGTAGAGCATCAGGTTGTTAATGCTCCAGATGCTGATAAAGCGCAATATTATTTTGTTAAAGGAAATGCGTATTTTGATTTGGCAAATAAAAATGTTGAGGCTGATAAGAACTTAAGTGAAGCTGCAAAAGCATACAAAGAATTATTGGAGATTGAAAAAGCTTCAGGGAAAGTTAAGTATTCTACTCAGGCAGCTGCTTCAATTACTGATATAAAAGGGAAATTGATTAATGGTGCGATTGCAGATACAAAAGCTGATAAAAATGCAGAAGGTGCCAAAAAATTATATGATGCCTATTTGTTAGAGAAAAAAGACACTATTAATCTTTATTACGCAGCATCTACTTATGTAAGTGCAAAAGATTATGATAATGCTCTTAAGTTGTATGAAGAATTAAAGTCATTGAATTATTCTGGAAAAGCTAATTACTTTTATGCAGTAAATAAGGTAAATGGTCAGGAAGATTTTTTCAATACGGCAGCAGATAGAGATAGATTGGTGAAAATGGGAACTCATGAAAAACCAAGAAATGAGGCTGTGCCTTCAAAAAGAGGCGAGATATATAAAAATATTGCTTTAATTTATGTACAGCAAGGAAAAATGGATGCGGCTAAAAAAGCGGTTTCTGATGCTAGAAAAGCAAATCCAGATGATACTTCATTGATATTGACAGAGGCTAATTTATATCTTGAGGCAAAAGATATGGATACTTACAAGAAATTAATTGCTGAAGCATTACAGAAAAATCCAAATGATGTAGACTTAATATTCAATTTAGGTGTTGTTAGTGCATCAGCAAAGAACTTTACTGAAGCTGAAAAGTTTTATAACAGAGTTATAGAGTTAGATCCTAAATATATCAATGCTTATATTAATATGGCTGCAATGAAGTTAGATGGTGAAAAACCAATCATTGATGATATGAATAAATTAGGTACTTCTGCTGAAGATATGAAGCGTTATAATGTGCTAAAGAAGAAAAGAGAAGACTTGTTTAGAAGTACTATTCCTTATTTAGCTAAAGCGGTTGAGTTAGCTCCTGAAAATGTTGATGTTGCTAAAACATTATTAAATGTTTATAGTGCATTAGAAATGACAGCAGAATATAAAGCTTTGAAGGCTAAAATGTAG
- a CDS encoding tetratricopeptide repeat protein: protein MKRKFVMLSIVLLINAGIYAQKSQIKGAQVEYDGGRYQQAFGILKSSEYLVYNSTDEEKSDFYFLKGNVLKAMAGKNIDAVKNMALAGEAYQDLIKAESESGKFKYTMQANVAIREIKSILMNGAATDFKAGKFNESSDKSYSVYLFDKKDTLNLYNAASSSMSAKNYDNALKYYEELKKINYSGKGMVLYATNKKTKAEESFVSTSVRDEGINSGAYEKPRNAVSASKRTEINKNLAFLYLEKNDAVKAEMCYNKVLEAEPNYIDAYINIAYLRLESKKTLTDQMNNLGNSPADMQQYDKLKTKKDDLVKSVIPYLKKALMIEPKNQDVAKSLLGVYRSLDMTAEYNELKARF, encoded by the coding sequence ATGAAAAGAAAATTTGTAATGCTATCAATAGTGTTATTGATAAATGCAGGAATCTATGCCCAAAAAAGTCAAATTAAAGGAGCTCAGGTAGAGTATGATGGAGGTAGGTATCAACAAGCGTTTGGTATCTTAAAATCCTCAGAATACCTTGTTTATAATTCTACAGATGAAGAGAAATCTGATTTTTATTTTTTGAAGGGAAATGTATTGAAGGCTATGGCTGGAAAAAATATTGATGCAGTAAAGAATATGGCATTAGCCGGTGAAGCATATCAAGATTTGATAAAAGCTGAATCTGAATCCGGTAAATTTAAGTATACTATGCAGGCTAATGTGGCAATTAGAGAAATAAAGTCTATATTAATGAATGGGGCTGCTACTGATTTTAAAGCTGGTAAGTTTAATGAAAGTTCCGACAAAAGTTATAGTGTGTATTTATTTGATAAAAAAGATACTCTGAATTTGTATAATGCAGCTTCATCTTCTATGTCTGCAAAAAATTATGATAATGCTCTAAAATATTATGAAGAGTTAAAGAAGATTAATTATTCTGGAAAAGGAATGGTTCTTTATGCTACAAATAAGAAAACAAAAGCTGAAGAATCTTTTGTGTCAACTAGTGTTAGGGATGAAGGGATTAATTCAGGAGCTTATGAAAAGCCAAGAAATGCTGTGTCAGCTTCTAAAAGAACTGAGATAAACAAAAACTTAGCATTTCTTTATCTTGAAAAGAACGATGCGGTTAAAGCTGAAATGTGTTATAATAAAGTTCTTGAAGCGGAGCCTAATTATATTGATGCATATATAAATATAGCTTATTTAAGATTAGAATCTAAAAAGACATTGACAGATCAGATGAATAATCTAGGAAATTCTCCTGCAGATATGCAGCAGTATGATAAGCTGAAGACCAAAAAAGATGATTTGGTTAAAAGTGTGATTCCTTATCTTAAAAAAGCGCTAATGATTGAGCCTAAAAATCAAGATGTGGCTAAATCTCTTTTGGGAGTTTACAGATCATTAGATATGACGGCGGAATATAATGAGCTAAAAGCTAGATTTTAG
- a CDS encoding C40 family peptidase, producing MFGICNLAIIPLRAEASDKSEIVSQVLFGEHFEVLEQSKQWSRIRIQFDNYEGWIDTKQFQEITESNFKQLSTDAIILNADLIEYITTPSNSLIPIPLGSSLSFLNYSEINTSNFDFEGTKTSGIKPKKSLLNSAFMYLNAPYLWGGKTPFGIDCSGFTQMVYKLNGYKLLRDASQQATQGEALSFIEESEPGDLAFFDNDEGNITHVGIIMENNYIIHASGKVRIDRLDHLGIYNTDTNKHTHKLRVIKKII from the coding sequence ATGTTCGGAATTTGTAATTTAGCCATAATACCCCTTCGAGCTGAAGCCAGTGATAAAAGCGAAATTGTTTCTCAAGTTTTATTTGGTGAACATTTTGAAGTTTTAGAACAATCTAAACAATGGTCTCGTATTAGAATACAATTTGACAATTATGAAGGCTGGATAGACACTAAACAATTTCAAGAAATTACTGAATCAAATTTTAAACAGTTATCAACGGATGCAATAATTCTAAATGCCGATTTAATAGAATATATTACAACTCCATCAAACTCATTAATTCCTATCCCTCTTGGGTCATCACTATCCTTTTTGAACTATAGTGAAATAAACACTTCTAATTTTGATTTTGAAGGCACAAAAACAAGCGGAATTAAACCTAAAAAATCCTTATTGAACTCAGCCTTTATGTATTTAAACGCCCCTTATCTTTGGGGAGGAAAAACACCATTTGGCATTGACTGCTCTGGTTTTACCCAGATGGTTTACAAACTCAATGGCTACAAACTATTACGCGATGCATCACAGCAAGCTACGCAAGGCGAAGCTTTAAGTTTTATTGAAGAAAGTGAACCAGGCGATTTAGCTTTTTTTGACAATGATGAAGGTAATATTACACATGTTGGTATAATTATGGAAAACAATTATATTATTCACGCTAGCGGCAAAGTAAGAATCGATCGTTTAGATCATTTAGGAATTTACAATACCGACACAAACAAACACACTCATAAACTTCGGGTAATTAAAAAAATAATTTAA
- a CDS encoding acetyl-CoA C-acyltransferase: protein MSKRVVIVSAVRTPIGSFMGGLSTVTAPKLGAAAIKGALDKIQLDPKLVDEVFMGNVVQAGTGQAPARQAAIYAGLPVEVACTTVNKVCASGMKAVMLGAQAIQCGDAEIVVAGGMENMSMIPHYMNLRNGTKFGPNTMVDGLQKDGLTDAYDNNAMGVSADLCATEYNITREEQDKFAIQSYERSATAWSQGKFDNEIVPVAVPQRKGEPIIISKDEEFTNVSLEKIPNLSAVFTKEGTVTAANASTINDGAAAVVLMSEEKAISLGLKPLAYIKGYADAAQEPKWFTTSPAKAIPRALAKANLTLDEIDYFEFNEAFSVVGLANSKILGLDNNKVNVNGGAVSLGHPLGCSGVRIIVTLLNVLEQNNAKYGAAAICNGGGGASAFVIERNI, encoded by the coding sequence ATGAGCAAAAGAGTTGTTATCGTTTCTGCAGTTAGAACACCTATCGGCAGTTTTATGGGAGGATTGTCTACAGTTACTGCACCTAAATTAGGAGCTGCTGCAATTAAAGGAGCATTAGACAAAATACAATTAGACCCAAAATTAGTTGACGAAGTTTTTATGGGTAATGTAGTACAGGCCGGAACAGGACAAGCTCCAGCTCGTCAAGCTGCAATTTACGCAGGACTTCCTGTTGAAGTAGCTTGCACAACAGTTAATAAAGTTTGCGCTTCAGGAATGAAAGCTGTAATGCTAGGCGCTCAAGCCATTCAGTGCGGAGATGCCGAAATTGTAGTTGCAGGAGGAATGGAAAACATGAGTATGATTCCACACTATATGAATTTAAGAAATGGCACAAAGTTTGGTCCAAACACTATGGTTGACGGATTACAAAAAGACGGACTAACTGATGCATATGACAATAATGCAATGGGGGTTTCTGCCGACTTATGTGCTACAGAATACAATATTACTAGAGAAGAACAGGATAAATTTGCAATCCAATCGTATGAGCGTTCAGCTACAGCTTGGAGTCAAGGTAAATTTGACAACGAAATTGTTCCAGTAGCGGTTCCTCAAAGAAAAGGTGAACCAATTATTATTTCAAAAGACGAAGAATTTACTAATGTTTCATTAGAAAAAATCCCAAACTTAAGCGCAGTATTCACAAAAGAAGGAACAGTTACAGCTGCAAATGCTTCAACTATCAATGATGGTGCTGCAGCAGTTGTATTAATGAGCGAAGAAAAAGCCATTAGTTTAGGTTTAAAACCTCTAGCTTACATAAAAGGATATGCTGACGCTGCTCAAGAACCAAAATGGTTTACAACAAGCCCCGCAAAAGCAATACCAAGAGCATTAGCTAAGGCTAACTTAACTCTTGACGAAATCGATTATTTCGAATTTAACGAAGCTTTTTCTGTAGTTGGATTAGCCAATTCAAAAATACTTGGACTTGACAATAACAAGGTTAATGTTAACGGAGGAGCTGTTTCTTTAGGTCACCCTCTAGGATGCTCTGGAGTGCGCATAATAGTTACTTTATTGAACGTATTAGAGCAAAACAATGCTAAATATGGCGCTGCTGCAATTTGCAATGGCGGTGGAGGTGCATCTGCATTTGTTATCGAAAGAAACATCTAA
- a CDS encoding tyrosine-type recombinase/integrase, producing MVIEIKLLTAKKETPEGFPLAVQIAHQNKRKTKNIAFCKEKHFIQDGKTISEKHPDYDVLAPILMELKIRARKLILNGYNDVEKVYQELFAVDFSQIGFIDFAEGLIAEMKDVAEKVGKHDLKAKNKLLGNVRCYENVIAQFENFGKNVTLQNLDYSILMAFKNYNTGIGNSKATVHLYLRTLRAIYNKGILKHKFADEKPFTGVFDGLKTRSYDSKKKYLDRDALGKLEQLDLKSAKQKYVDLFLLQFYFGGCDLIDLYYLKKRQIRKGRIVFDRTKTNTGTRIDLKVHPKAQAILDKYTGEADWLFPWKKENESYITFRGNYQRDIVLVQKAEKIEVSPDDGNLGIKVARHTFANLAKTLNIDTDVIRELMGHERDDVDNYYKDKYPEAVRDKALFDIIG from the coding sequence ATGGTAATTGAAATTAAATTATTGACGGCTAAAAAAGAAACTCCTGAAGGGTTTCCTTTGGCGGTGCAGATTGCGCATCAAAACAAACGTAAAACAAAAAACATTGCTTTTTGTAAAGAGAAACATTTTATTCAGGACGGGAAAACTATTTCTGAAAAGCATCCTGATTACGATGTTTTGGCGCCTATATTAATGGAGTTGAAAATTAGGGCACGCAAATTGATTCTTAATGGGTATAATGATGTTGAAAAAGTGTATCAAGAATTATTTGCGGTTGATTTTTCGCAAATTGGATTTATTGATTTTGCTGAAGGATTGATTGCTGAAATGAAAGATGTGGCTGAAAAAGTGGGTAAACATGATTTGAAGGCTAAAAATAAGCTGCTTGGAAATGTGCGATGTTATGAAAATGTGATCGCGCAATTTGAGAATTTTGGCAAAAACGTGACTTTGCAAAATTTGGATTATTCTATTTTAATGGCGTTTAAGAATTATAATACCGGTATAGGGAATTCTAAGGCTACGGTTCATTTGTATTTGCGAACTTTGCGGGCTATATATAATAAGGGAATCCTGAAGCATAAATTTGCAGATGAAAAGCCATTTACTGGGGTTTTTGATGGTTTAAAAACTCGCTCGTATGATTCTAAGAAAAAGTACTTGGATCGTGATGCTTTGGGGAAACTGGAGCAATTGGATTTAAAGAGTGCAAAACAAAAGTATGTAGATTTATTTTTGTTGCAGTTCTATTTTGGTGGCTGCGACTTGATAGATTTGTATTATCTTAAAAAAAGACAAATACGTAAAGGGCGCATTGTTTTTGATCGCACTAAAACAAATACTGGTACCCGAATTGATTTGAAAGTGCATCCGAAAGCTCAGGCTATTTTGGATAAATATACAGGTGAGGCTGATTGGTTGTTTCCTTGGAAAAAAGAAAATGAATCTTATATTACTTTTCGTGGAAACTACCAGCGGGATATTGTTTTAGTGCAAAAAGCTGAAAAAATTGAAGTGTCACCAGATGATGGAAATTTGGGTATAAAAGTGGCTCGCCATACTTTCGCGAATTTGGCAAAAACGCTGAATATTGATACTGATGTTATTCGTGAGTTAATGGGGCACGAACGTGATGATGTTGATAATTATTATAAAGACAAGTATCCCGAAGCTGTTCGGGACAAAGCTCTATTTGATATTATTGGGTAA